A single Parabacteroides timonensis DNA region contains:
- a CDS encoding GRP family sugar transporter has protein sequence MFIVNSYSLAIVFCVITMLCWGSWGNTQKLASRTWRYEFFYWDYVLGVLLFSILSAFTLGSFGAEGRSFLPDLAQADVLNIGSAFLGGIIFNASNILLSAAIAICGMSVAFPVGVGLALVLGVLINYFGAAKGEPMYIFAGVALITVAIILNGLAYKKALVGSKKVSGKGLFISVAAGVIMAFFYRFVAASMDLDNFANPAAGKLTPYTAVFIFALGVFASNFLFNTIAMKKPVEGDPVSISGYFKGDMKTHLVGVLGGVIWCIGQSFSLIASGKAGAAISYGLGQGATLVSALWGILIWHEFKGAPKSSNYLNLGMFILFVMGLGFLIYAGA, from the coding sequence ATGTTTATAGTTAATAGTTATTCATTAGCGATCGTCTTCTGTGTGATCACCATGCTTTGCTGGGGTTCATGGGGTAATACGCAGAAGCTCGCATCCCGGACGTGGAGATATGAGTTCTTTTACTGGGATTATGTATTAGGCGTTCTTTTGTTTTCTATCCTTTCTGCTTTTACTTTAGGCAGTTTTGGAGCAGAAGGACGAAGTTTCTTACCGGATCTGGCACAAGCGGATGTTCTCAATATCGGTAGTGCATTTCTTGGTGGTATCATCTTTAACGCGTCCAATATTTTACTGTCTGCCGCTATTGCTATTTGTGGCATGTCGGTAGCGTTTCCTGTCGGGGTCGGTTTGGCACTGGTCCTGGGAGTCTTGATCAATTATTTTGGAGCGGCTAAAGGGGAACCTATGTACATCTTTGCCGGAGTCGCTTTGATAACGGTTGCTATTATACTGAATGGGCTTGCCTATAAAAAGGCATTGGTGGGTTCGAAGAAAGTGTCGGGGAAAGGCTTGTTTATCTCTGTTGCCGCCGGAGTGATTATGGCATTCTTCTATCGTTTTGTAGCCGCTTCAATGGATCTGGATAATTTTGCCAATCCGGCAGCGGGAAAATTAACACCTTATACGGCCGTCTTTATCTTTGCCTTAGGTGTTTTTGCAAGCAACTTCCTGTTCAATACAATTGCAATGAAGAAACCTGTCGAAGGGGATCCCGTTTCTATTTCCGGTTACTTCAAAGGAGATATGAAGACTCACCTGGTAGGTGTTTTAGGCGGTGTTATCTGGTGTATTGGGCAATCATTTAGCCTGATTGCTTCAGGAAAAGCCGGGGCTGCCATATCTTATGGATTAGGGCAAGGAGCTACTTTAGTTTCTGCTTTATGGGGAATTCTGATCTGGCATGAGTTTAAGGGTGCTCCCAAATCTTCGAATTATCTGAATTTGGGTATGTTCATTTTATTTGTCATGGGGTTGGGTTTCCTTATTTACGCGGGAGCTTGA
- a CDS encoding GtrA family protein produces the protein METVKQAIKYGVVGVSNTLITMAVIWVMMKLFGCREGLSNLTGYVAGLLNSFIWNKQWTFKGSSTGWTKGAIRFGIAFAVCYVLQYGLVLLLNSQLTIDHYYNHLIGMVFYTAINFLINKFYTFKA, from the coding sequence ATGGAAACAGTAAAACAAGCCATTAAGTATGGTGTGGTAGGAGTGAGCAACACCTTGATAACAATGGCCGTTATCTGGGTGATGATGAAACTCTTCGGATGTCGGGAAGGTTTATCTAATTTAACGGGATATGTAGCGGGATTGCTGAATAGTTTCATCTGGAACAAGCAATGGACTTTCAAGGGAAGTTCTACCGGATGGACGAAAGGTGCAATCCGCTTTGGTATTGCGTTTGCGGTATGTTATGTCCTGCAATACGGGCTGGTGCTTCTATTAAATTCCCAGTTAACGATCGACCATTACTACAACCATTTAATAGGAATGGTTTTCTATACAGCGATCAATTTTTTAATAAACAAGTTTTATACCTTTAAGGCTTAA
- a CDS encoding glycosyltransferase family 2 protein — protein MKKLAVIVPCYNEELVIGESYRRTREALQSLPIATEIIYINDGSRDRTRELLDEIAASDPQVKVIHFSRNFGHQPAVTAGINHCDADLAVILDADMQDPPELIAGILELQEKENANVVYCVRKSREGESFFKKVTSKAFYRLLNYMSDVSFPLDTGDFRMIDRKIMDQFDRFQERGKYIRGLISWLGYKQVPFYYEREARIAGETKYPFSKMWKFASTAMLYFSKKPLRLATSLGFIAVVVGIVLAAWFTLGKIYGFSNAESGWTSIMTSVIFFGGVQLLTVGVLGQYVGILFDEIKARPEYIIDEKKNFR, from the coding sequence ATGAAGAAGCTCGCAGTCATAGTTCCCTGCTACAACGAGGAGTTGGTTATCGGCGAATCATATCGTCGTACGAGAGAGGCTTTACAGTCGCTCCCTATCGCAACAGAGATTATATATATAAATGATGGAAGCCGGGATAGAACCCGTGAGTTGCTGGATGAGATAGCAGCTTCCGATCCTCAGGTAAAAGTGATCCATTTTTCCCGTAATTTCGGTCATCAGCCGGCAGTGACGGCTGGTATAAACCATTGTGATGCAGATCTTGCAGTTATTTTGGATGCCGATATGCAGGACCCTCCCGAGTTGATTGCCGGGATATTAGAGTTGCAGGAAAAGGAGAATGCGAACGTAGTCTATTGTGTCCGTAAGTCACGCGAAGGCGAAAGCTTTTTCAAGAAAGTTACCTCAAAGGCTTTCTACCGTTTGCTGAATTACATGAGCGACGTTAGTTTCCCCTTGGATACTGGTGACTTCCGTATGATCGACCGTAAGATCATGGACCAGTTCGACCGTTTTCAGGAAAGAGGTAAATATATCCGCGGATTGATTAGCTGGCTGGGTTATAAGCAAGTTCCGTTCTATTATGAACGAGAAGCCCGTATAGCCGGTGAAACCAAATATCCTTTCAGCAAAATGTGGAAGTTTGCATCGACCGCCATGCTCTATTTCTCTAAAAAGCCACTTCGACTGGCAACCAGCCTTGGGTTTATAGCAGTGGTAGTCGGAATAGTCCTGGCAGCGTGGTTCACCTTAGGTAAAATATATGGCTTTAGCAATGCTGAAAGCGGTTGGACCTCTATTATGACCTCTGTTATTTTCTTTGGAGGAGTGCAGTTGCTGACAGTAGGCGTATTGGGACAATATGTAGGTATCTTGTTCGATGAGATCAAGGCGCGTCCTGAGTATATTATTGACGAAAAGAAAAACTTCAGATAG
- the msrA gene encoding peptide-methionine (S)-S-oxide reductase MsrA, translated as MLENKFHKETAYFASGCFWGTQYHLGKVKGVESTHVGYMGGTLNNPSYPEVKTGTTGHVETVEVIFDPAQTSFEQLLRLYFETHDFTQVGGQGPDIGSQYRSVIFYCSDEQKEMADKYIGKLSGMGYKVATALEPAERFWVGEDYHQHYYDKKGETPYCHIYRKVFMD; from the coding sequence ATGTTAGAGAATAAATTCCATAAAGAAACAGCATATTTTGCTTCCGGTTGTTTCTGGGGAACACAATATCATCTAGGAAAAGTAAAAGGCGTAGAAAGCACCCACGTGGGTTATATGGGCGGGACGCTGAATAACCCTTCCTACCCGGAAGTGAAAACCGGAACTACCGGACATGTAGAAACGGTTGAAGTAATTTTCGATCCTGCACAGACCAGTTTCGAACAACTACTCCGCCTCTATTTCGAGACACACGATTTCACGCAGGTCGGTGGCCAGGGCCCGGACATAGGAAGCCAGTATCGTTCTGTTATCTTCTATTGCAGCGATGAACAAAAAGAGATGGCCGATAAATACATTGGGAAATTATCCGGCATGGGTTACAAGGTTGCGACAGCATTGGAACCTGCCGAGAGGTTCTGGGTCGGGGAAGATTATCATCAGCATTATTACGACAAGAAAGGTGAAACCCCTTATTGTCATATTTACCGGAAAGTGTTTATGGACTGA
- a CDS encoding uracil-xanthine permease family protein produces MDSKKSLSPAQKTVVGVQFLFVAFGATVLVPLLVGMDPSTALFTAGLGTLIFHLVTKGKVPIFLGSSFAFVAPIIKATELYGLPGTMSGLVAVGAVYGLMSLLVKWRGIGFIKTLFPPVVIGPVIILIGLSLAGSGVDMAKEHWPLALIALFTAVLASLLGRGMIKLIPIFCGIIVGYVAACLFKVVDFEPIITAPWFALPQFVKPELSWEAVIFMIPVTIAPIIEHIGDVYAINEVTGKDFVKDPGLHKTMLGDGLACIAAGLIGGPPVTTYSEVTGAISLTKITDPTVIRIAAVAGIVFSVFGKVSAFLKSIPPAVLGGIMLLLFGTIAAVGINSLIQNRINLGDTRNLILVSLILTFGIGGAAFEFGGFTMAGIGLSALLGVVLNLVLPGRSK; encoded by the coding sequence ATGGATAGCAAGAAATCACTGAGCCCTGCACAAAAAACCGTGGTGGGTGTTCAATTCCTCTTTGTAGCCTTTGGTGCAACAGTTCTGGTTCCTCTACTGGTCGGTATGGATCCTTCTACTGCCCTTTTTACTGCCGGACTGGGTACATTGATCTTTCATTTGGTAACTAAAGGAAAAGTTCCGATCTTCTTAGGAAGTAGCTTTGCATTCGTTGCTCCGATTATTAAAGCGACCGAACTTTACGGATTGCCGGGAACCATGTCCGGCCTGGTGGCTGTCGGTGCTGTTTATGGACTTATGAGCCTGTTGGTTAAATGGAGAGGGATCGGGTTTATAAAGACTCTTTTTCCTCCCGTTGTAATAGGACCTGTTATCATCCTGATAGGTTTGTCACTGGCCGGCTCCGGTGTCGATATGGCGAAAGAGCATTGGCCGTTGGCGTTGATCGCCTTGTTTACGGCTGTCCTGGCATCATTGTTAGGGCGCGGGATGATTAAACTGATACCCATCTTTTGTGGAATTATTGTCGGATATGTTGCCGCCTGCCTTTTCAAGGTGGTCGACTTTGAGCCGATCATCACTGCTCCCTGGTTTGCTTTACCACAATTCGTAAAGCCGGAGCTGTCATGGGAAGCAGTGATTTTTATGATACCGGTAACAATCGCTCCGATCATAGAACATATAGGTGACGTATATGCCATCAACGAAGTAACCGGTAAAGACTTTGTAAAAGATCCCGGCTTACATAAAACAATGCTTGGCGACGGTTTAGCCTGTATTGCTGCCGGTCTGATCGGTGGCCCACCGGTAACTACCTATTCGGAAGTAACCGGTGCTATCTCGCTGACGAAAATAACAGATCCGACCGTTATCCGTATTGCGGCAGTGGCGGGAATTGTGTTTTCTGTATTTGGAAAGGTAAGTGCATTTCTTAAGTCGATCCCGCCTGCTGTATTGGGTGGTATCATGTTGCTTCTATTTGGGACGATTGCGGCTGTCGGTATAAACAGCCTGATACAGAATCGGATCAATCTGGGCGATACACGCAACCTGATACTTGTTTCTCTGATATTGACATTCGGGATAGGAGGTGCGGCATTTGAGTTTGGTGGATTTACAATGGCCGGGATCGGTTTGTCGGCTTTATTGGGTGTAGTACTGAATTTAGTCTTACCCGGCAGGAGTAAATAA
- the potA gene encoding polyamine ABC transporter ATP-binding protein, whose product MQKSDCIISVEHVSKFFGDKAVLNDVNLFVRKGEFVTILGPSGCGKTTLLRLIAGFQTASEGEISIAGKEITQTPPHQRPVNTVFQKYALFPHLNVFNNIAFGLKLKKLSAAVIEKKVKQALKMVGMTDYEYRDVDSLSGGQQQRVAIARAIVNEPEVLLLDEPLAALDLKMRKDMQMELKEMHKSLGITFVYVTHDQEEALTLSDTIVVMSEGRIQQIGTPIDIYNEPINSFVADFIGESNILNGLMIKDKQVSFAGHDFECVDEGFGEQAPVDVVIRPEDIYIFDPSDAAMLTGTVTSSIFKGVHYEMMVQTPEGYEFMVQDYHCFDAGQEVGLLVKPFDIHVMKKERVCNTFEGKLVDPTHVEFLGSTFECKEVAGIDPDTPVKVEVDFCHVILEDNEEDGKLTGEVKFILYKGNHYHLTVFTDWDEDIFVDTTDVWDDGDRVGIRIAPENIRIIHN is encoded by the coding sequence ATGCAAAAGTCCGACTGCATCATCAGTGTGGAACATGTGTCTAAATTCTTCGGAGACAAGGCTGTACTGAATGATGTGAATTTGTTTGTCCGCAAGGGCGAGTTTGTAACTATATTGGGACCTTCCGGATGTGGTAAGACCACTTTATTGCGTCTGATTGCCGGATTTCAGACTGCTTCAGAGGGAGAGATCTCAATAGCAGGAAAAGAGATTACACAAACACCGCCGCATCAACGTCCGGTAAATACCGTGTTTCAGAAATATGCGCTGTTCCCTCACCTGAACGTTTTTAATAATATCGCTTTCGGCTTGAAACTAAAAAAACTGTCTGCCGCAGTGATTGAAAAGAAGGTAAAACAAGCTCTTAAGATGGTAGGCATGACTGATTACGAATATCGCGATGTAGACTCTCTTTCCGGAGGCCAGCAGCAACGTGTTGCCATTGCCCGCGCCATTGTAAACGAGCCTGAAGTATTGCTGCTTGACGAACCCTTGGCTGCCCTCGACCTGAAAATGCGTAAGGACATGCAGATGGAGTTGAAAGAAATGCATAAATCCCTCGGTATAACCTTCGTCTATGTTACCCACGACCAGGAAGAAGCTTTGACGTTGAGTGATACCATTGTTGTTATGAGTGAAGGTCGCATCCAGCAGATCGGAACTCCTATCGATATCTATAACGAACCTATCAATTCGTTCGTAGCCGACTTCATCGGTGAAAGTAATATCCTGAACGGATTGATGATCAAAGATAAACAAGTTTCCTTTGCCGGTCACGATTTTGAATGTGTCGACGAAGGTTTCGGCGAACAAGCTCCGGTCGACGTCGTGATCCGTCCTGAAGATATTTATATTTTCGACCCCTCGGATGCAGCTATGCTGACCGGAACAGTTACTTCCTCTATCTTTAAAGGCGTCCATTATGAAATGATGGTGCAGACTCCCGAAGGGTATGAATTCATGGTGCAGGATTACCACTGCTTCGATGCAGGCCAGGAAGTAGGTCTACTGGTGAAACCTTTCGATATCCACGTCATGAAGAAAGAACGTGTATGCAATACCTTCGAAGGAAAGCTGGTCGACCCGACCCATGTGGAGTTCTTAGGCAGTACTTTCGAATGCAAGGAAGTGGCCGGTATCGATCCTGATACACCGGTAAAGGTGGAAGTCGATTTCTGTCATGTTATACTGGAAGATAATGAGGAAGACGGTAAACTGACCGGTGAAGTGAAATTTATCCTCTATAAAGGCAACCATTATCATCTGACCGTGTTTACAGACTGGGACGAAGATATTTTTGTCGATACGACAGACGTCTGGGATGACGGCGACCGCGTCGGTATCCGGATTGCCCCTGAGAACATTCGTATTATTCACAACTAA
- a CDS encoding ABC transporter permease, translated as MINKISVFFLRRRNWTIPYALFLAVFVVMPLLLIVLYAFTDAEGAFTFANFRKFMMHPEALNTFIYSIGIAIITTLVCLILGYPAAYILSQARFNTSRTMVVLFILPMWVNILIRTLATVALFDFLNLPLGEGALIFGMVYNFLPFMIYPIYNTLQKMDRSLIEAAQDLGANPFQVFMKTIFPLSMPGVMSGIVMVFMPTVSTFAIAELLTMNNIKLFGSTVQESINNGMWNYGAALSLIMLLLIGVTILFTNEEDNASNEGGGVI; from the coding sequence GTGATAAATAAAATCTCCGTATTCTTTTTGCGTCGCAGGAACTGGACAATTCCTTACGCATTATTTCTGGCAGTATTCGTAGTTATGCCGTTGCTCCTGATCGTCCTGTATGCTTTTACAGATGCCGAAGGAGCGTTTACTTTTGCTAATTTCCGTAAATTCATGATGCATCCCGAAGCATTGAATACCTTCATTTATTCTATTGGGATCGCTATTATTACCACCTTGGTTTGCCTTATACTGGGTTATCCGGCAGCCTATATACTTAGTCAGGCACGTTTTAACACCTCCCGTACGATGGTGGTATTGTTTATCCTGCCGATGTGGGTAAACATCCTGATCCGTACGCTGGCAACAGTCGCCCTGTTCGACTTCCTGAACCTTCCGTTGGGAGAGGGGGCGTTGATCTTCGGTATGGTGTATAACTTCCTGCCTTTTATGATCTATCCGATTTACAATACGTTGCAGAAGATGGATCGCAGCCTGATTGAAGCCGCCCAGGATTTAGGGGCAAATCCATTTCAGGTCTTTATGAAAACAATCTTTCCTTTGTCTATGCCCGGTGTGATGAGCGGTATCGTGATGGTGTTTATGCCGACCGTATCTACTTTCGCTATCGCCGAGTTGCTGACAATGAACAATATCAAACTGTTCGGTTCGACCGTACAGGAAAGTATCAACAACGGAATGTGGAACTATGGAGCCGCTCTGTCTCTTATCATGCTCTTATTGATCGGAGTTACCATCTTGTTTACCAACGAAGAGGATAATGCTTCTAATGAAGGAGGAGGTGTGATATGA
- a CDS encoding ABC transporter permease codes for MMTKIMAKAYLWLLLLLLYSPILIIMIFSFTEAKVLGNWTGFSTKLYSSLFTGGVQRSLVGALWNTFAIAMLAASISTLLGSIAAIGIFNLRSRPRQVMNFTNAIPMMNADIITGVSLFLLFVSFGVSQGFTTVVLAHITFCTPYVVLSVMPRLKKMNQNVYEAALDLGATPFQALRKVILPEIRPGMISGFILAFTLSIDDFAVTIFTIGNEGLETLSTFIYADARKGGLTPELRPLSTIIFITVLVLLIVINKRADKAGK; via the coding sequence ATGATGACGAAAATAATGGCTAAAGCCTATCTGTGGTTACTTCTTTTGCTCCTTTATTCCCCGATCCTGATCATTATGATCTTCTCTTTTACCGAGGCAAAAGTATTGGGTAACTGGACGGGATTTTCAACAAAGTTGTATAGTTCGTTGTTTACCGGAGGTGTGCAACGTTCGCTGGTCGGTGCCTTGTGGAATACATTCGCCATTGCCATGCTGGCCGCGTCTATCTCCACTCTGCTAGGGAGCATTGCAGCAATAGGTATCTTTAATTTGAGAAGCCGCCCGCGTCAGGTCATGAACTTCACGAATGCCATACCGATGATGAATGCGGATATTATAACCGGGGTTTCCCTTTTCCTGCTGTTCGTCAGCTTCGGTGTATCGCAGGGATTTACTACGGTGGTACTGGCACATATCACGTTCTGTACTCCTTATGTGGTATTGAGTGTGATGCCCCGTCTCAAAAAAATGAACCAGAATGTATATGAGGCAGCCCTCGATCTGGGAGCAACCCCGTTCCAGGCTTTACGTAAGGTGATCCTGCCGGAGATCCGTCCGGGAATGATCAGCGGATTTATCCTGGCGTTCACGCTTTCGATCGACGATTTTGCCGTTACGATCTTTACCATTGGTAACGAAGGGCTCGAAACGCTGTCTACGTTCATTTATGCGGATGCCCGGAAGGGAGGTCTTACACCGGAGTTACGCCCGCTTTCCACCATTATCTTCATCACCGTACTGGTGCTATTAATTGTGATTAACAAGCGTGCCGATAAAGCCGGTAAGTAA
- a CDS encoding ABC transporter substrate-binding protein, whose amino-acid sequence MKRLIKIVCVLVAFLGVLSSCARTDKERSKILKIYNWADYIDEEILVEFPEWYKEQTGEDIRIIYQVFDINEIMLTKIERGHEDFDLICPSEYIIERMLKKKLLLPIDRNFGKTPDYLDNISPYIQEQLNKLSQPGMETTDYVVPYMWGTAGLLYNKKFVTQDEVMTWDCLWNPKYKNKILMKDSYRDAYGTAIIYAHAKELADGTITVEQLMNDNSPEAIAIAEEWLKRMKPNIAGWEADFGKEMMTKNKAWLNLTWSGDAVWAMEEAEAVGVELGYEVPLEGSNIWYDGWAIPKYARNVKAASYFLDFLCRPDIALRNMDANGYVSAVATPEILEAKIDTTIEEFSDLSYFFGPGNDSIQINQVQYPDRKVVERCAMIRDFGDETELVLEMWSRVKGDNLNTGIVLLIFAVFGLLFVWVVYRRIRDYKQKQRYRRRRRRW is encoded by the coding sequence ATGAAAAGACTAATTAAAATAGTATGTGTGCTGGTTGCTTTTCTGGGTGTCTTATCTTCTTGTGCCCGGACAGATAAGGAACGCAGTAAGATATTAAAGATATACAACTGGGCCGATTATATCGACGAAGAAATACTGGTCGAATTTCCTGAGTGGTATAAGGAGCAGACCGGAGAAGACATCCGGATCATCTACCAGGTATTCGATATCAATGAGATCATGCTCACCAAGATAGAGCGTGGTCACGAAGATTTTGACCTTATATGCCCTTCTGAATACATCATCGAACGTATGTTGAAAAAGAAGTTGTTGCTTCCTATCGACCGGAACTTTGGTAAGACGCCGGATTATCTGGACAACATATCTCCTTATATCCAGGAGCAGCTGAATAAGCTGAGCCAACCGGGTATGGAAACTACCGATTATGTGGTTCCTTATATGTGGGGTACGGCCGGTTTATTGTATAACAAAAAGTTTGTTACCCAGGATGAGGTGATGACCTGGGATTGCCTCTGGAATCCGAAGTATAAGAACAAGATCCTGATGAAAGACAGTTATCGCGATGCCTACGGTACTGCCATCATCTACGCCCATGCCAAGGAACTGGCTGACGGAACTATTACGGTAGAGCAACTGATGAACGATAACTCACCCGAAGCGATCGCTATCGCCGAGGAGTGGCTGAAACGCATGAAACCCAATATCGCCGGATGGGAAGCCGACTTTGGAAAGGAAATGATGACCAAAAACAAAGCGTGGCTTAATCTGACCTGGAGTGGTGATGCCGTATGGGCAATGGAAGAAGCAGAAGCGGTGGGAGTGGAGCTGGGCTATGAAGTTCCGTTGGAAGGTAGCAATATTTGGTACGATGGCTGGGCGATCCCCAAGTATGCACGCAATGTGAAAGCGGCAAGCTATTTCCTCGATTTCCTTTGTCGTCCCGATATAGCCTTGCGTAATATGGATGCAAATGGGTATGTAAGTGCCGTTGCAACCCCTGAAATACTGGAAGCGAAAATAGATACGACGATCGAAGAGTTCTCCGATCTGAGTTATTTCTTCGGTCCCGGCAACGATAGTATTCAGATCAACCAGGTACAATATCCGGACCGTAAAGTGGTGGAACGTTGCGCCATGATCCGTGATTTCGGTGATGAAACCGAACTTGTACTTGAGATGTGGAGTCGTGTGAAAGGCGATAACCTGAATACAGGTATTGTCTTATTGATTTTTGCGGTATTCGGACTCCTGTTTGTTTGGGTGGTCTATCGCAGGATACGTGATTATAAACAAAAACAGCGTTACCGTCGACGTCGCCGGCGCTGGTAA
- a CDS encoding HAD family hydrolase gives MEGIKNLIIDFGGVIINLTRNRCVEAFENFGVPDVRDRILNSKDLFMQIEMGTISSAEFRDGIRHLTSQHLTDEQIDAAWIAMLDDVPAYKLDLLMELRAKYNTMLLSNTNEIHWLWAEKNSFAYNGHHAKDFFNKIYLSYELNMVKPNADIFEYVLKDASLDPAETLFIDDATANCRTAESLGIRTYAPQPREDWSHLFK, from the coding sequence ATGGAAGGAATAAAAAACCTGATTATAGACTTTGGAGGGGTGATTATCAATCTGACCCGCAACCGTTGTGTAGAGGCGTTCGAAAACTTTGGTGTGCCCGACGTCCGCGACCGGATATTGAATAGTAAAGACCTCTTTATGCAGATAGAGATGGGTACAATCTCTTCGGCCGAGTTCCGGGATGGTATTCGCCATCTTACCAGTCAGCATCTTACCGACGAACAGATCGATGCCGCCTGGATTGCTATGCTCGACGATGTACCTGCCTATAAGCTGGATCTATTGATGGAACTCCGCGCTAAGTACAACACGATGCTACTCAGCAATACGAACGAGATTCATTGGCTCTGGGCCGAGAAAAATAGTTTTGCCTACAACGGACATCATGCCAAAGACTTTTTCAATAAGATCTATCTTTCATACGAACTGAATATGGTCAAACCCAATGCCGATATTTTCGAATATGTATTAAAGGATGCCAGTCTCGATCCGGCAGAAACCCTGTTCATAGACGATGCTACAGCCAATTGCCGTACAGCCGAGTCATTAGGTATCCGCACTTATGCTCCCCAGCCTCGGGAAGACTGGTCGCATCTTTTTAAGTAA
- a CDS encoding queuosine precursor transporter — MQKTTVSIPFMLLGILFNICLVASNLLETKVVQVFGITATAGLIVFPISYIINDCIAEVWGFKKARLIIWSGFASNFLVIGFAQLAVMLPAAPFWEGEEGFNFVFGMAPRIAIASLIAFLVGSFLNAYVMSKMKIASKGKNFSLRAIASTLAGESADSLIFFPIAFLGLIPPTELLIMIGTQAVLKSLYEVLILPVTIRVVKYIKKVDGTDVYDIGTSYNILKVKDI, encoded by the coding sequence ATGCAGAAGACGACTGTTTCAATCCCCTTCATGCTACTGGGCATCCTGTTTAATATATGCCTGGTTGCTTCCAACCTTTTGGAGACCAAAGTTGTTCAGGTATTTGGTATCACCGCCACAGCCGGACTAATAGTATTCCCGATTTCCTACATCATTAACGACTGTATTGCCGAAGTCTGGGGCTTTAAGAAAGCACGTCTGATTATCTGGAGTGGTTTTGCGTCCAACTTCCTCGTTATTGGATTTGCACAACTGGCTGTAATGTTGCCTGCCGCCCCATTCTGGGAAGGAGAAGAAGGCTTCAACTTCGTTTTCGGGATGGCGCCGCGTATCGCCATAGCAAGCCTGATCGCTTTCCTGGTCGGTTCATTCCTGAACGCGTATGTGATGAGCAAGATGAAGATCGCTTCAAAAGGAAAAAATTTCTCACTACGTGCTATCGCATCGACACTGGCCGGAGAGAGTGCCGACTCGCTGATTTTCTTCCCGATAGCTTTCCTCGGACTGATCCCCCCGACAGAATTACTTATTATGATAGGGACACAAGCCGTACTGAAATCACTCTATGAAGTATTGATCCTGCCTGTCACTATCCGCGTAGTAAAATATATCAAGAAAGTAGACGGAACAGATGTGTATGATATAGGAACATCATACAATATCCTAAAAGTAAAGGATATATAA
- a CDS encoding DUF2490 domain-containing protein, with the protein MKNYFKRNCCFILCFLLISTGYSPLAAMDGAGMAFKVSLSGKIYRHFSFLFEEDIRPKSNFRQAEWFLTTGEVNYTFNRYLKTGIAYMLLCQYKASEELRNRYYIYVSGNYPIGNFSLSLRERFQSTYKTGSQHPKNYLRTMLTLSYKIRKTGLSPFAYAEIFNDTGYQGQMHTDRIRFSAGSDYKIDKQNSLQLYYRYHIFNVYDPVNYKHAIGLTYAHRF; encoded by the coding sequence ATGAAAAACTATTTCAAACGAAATTGTTGCTTTATACTATGCTTTCTATTGATATCGACAGGATATTCTCCCCTAGCTGCAATGGACGGAGCAGGGATGGCATTCAAGGTCAGCCTGTCCGGGAAAATATACCGTCACTTTTCTTTCTTATTTGAAGAAGATATACGTCCGAAGAGTAATTTCCGGCAAGCCGAATGGTTCCTGACCACCGGAGAAGTGAACTACACGTTCAACCGCTATCTGAAAACCGGTATCGCTTATATGTTGCTCTGCCAGTATAAGGCATCTGAAGAACTACGCAACCGCTATTACATTTATGTTTCGGGCAATTATCCTATCGGCAACTTCTCCCTGTCGCTTCGTGAACGGTTTCAAAGTACGTACAAAACGGGTTCACAGCATCCCAAGAACTATCTCCGGACCATGCTTACACTCTCTTATAAGATCCGGAAAACAGGTTTATCTCCCTTCGCCTATGCCGAAATATTCAACGACACAGGCTATCAGGGACAAATGCATACCGATCGTATCCGTTTTTCTGCCGGAAGCGATTACAAGATAGATAAACAGAATTCGCTGCAATTATACTACCGTTATCATATATTTAATGTGTACGATCCGGTAAACTACAAGCATGCAATAGGCCTGACTTATGCCCATCGGTTTTAA